A section of the Methanocaldococcus sp. FS406-22 genome encodes:
- a CDS encoding iron ABC transporter permease has translation MKLKRFLALSIILSILLMISSIYSITLGTIPIKNKELTDYLLKGTTGNKIKDKIIFKLRLPRTIGAIVAGIAIALAGILMQGYFRNPLADPYLMGVASGASLGVVLYIFTYMLFKLGIPHNIYGFIISAYIGAFVTMFVVINIARVVKQVSTLLICGLMIGAIASGFSTIIIYLGDYIGEENSNLSGFLMWEMGSVNNLTWDMITIMALIIIPLSILTYIFLSKKLDANLLGEKYAISVGVDIKSLRTWLIILSCVLTATVVAFTGPIAFVGITCPIVARMICGTSKHIYVIPVTMLLGAVFLVIADILTRPGVLIPSTNVLPLLCPLSIIGAPIAIIIYLKIRKMGI, from the coding sequence TTGAAACTTAAAAGATTTTTAGCCTTATCAATAATTCTAAGTATTTTGTTAATGATTTCTTCAATTTACAGCATTACTCTGGGAACTATTCCCATAAAAAATAAAGAATTGACTGATTATCTACTAAAAGGCACTACTGGAAATAAAATAAAGGATAAAATCATCTTCAAGTTGAGATTGCCGAGAACTATTGGAGCAATTGTTGCTGGAATTGCCATAGCATTAGCTGGGATTTTAATGCAAGGCTATTTTAGAAATCCACTGGCAGACCCCTACTTAATGGGGGTTGCAAGTGGAGCATCGTTAGGGGTTGTTTTATACATCTTCACCTACATGCTCTTCAAATTGGGAATCCCACACAACATTTATGGATTTATAATCTCAGCTTATATTGGAGCATTTGTGACAATGTTTGTTGTAATAAATATTGCAAGGGTTGTTAAGCAAGTATCAACATTATTAATTTGCGGTTTAATGATTGGAGCAATTGCTTCTGGATTTTCTACCATTATTATTTACTTGGGAGATTACATTGGTGAAGAAAACAGTAATCTCTCTGGCTTTTTGATGTGGGAAATGGGTTCAGTAAATAATCTAACATGGGACATGATTACTATAATGGCCCTAATTATAATCCCGCTTTCAATTTTAACTTACATTTTCCTTTCAAAAAAATTGGACGCAAATTTGTTAGGAGAAAAGTATGCAATCAGTGTGGGAGTTGATATCAAATCATTAAGAACATGGCTTATTATTCTCTCATGCGTTTTAACTGCGACAGTTGTAGCATTTACAGGGCCGATAGCGTTTGTTGGAATAACGTGCCCAATAGTTGCACGAATGATTTGTGGAACTTCCAAGCATATTTATGTAATTCCAGTAACCATGCTTTTGGGGGCTGTGTTTTTAGTTATTGCAGATATCTTAACAAGACCAGGGGTTTTGATACCCTCAACCAACGTTCTCCCTCTGCTTTGTCCATTATCAATAATAGGAGCTCCAATAGCAATTATAATATATCTAAAAATAAGAAAAATGGGGATTTAA
- a CDS encoding iron ABC transporter permease translates to MNRIGILLILFILSLILPFTALYIGGNAKSITLEDVSNFLLKGTTGNEFKDMLLRDIRLPPIIGAVLIGLTISAAGLMLQTLFRNLLASPYTTGISSGVLMVVALVIFIDSLSHLFEIFGENSILVAGWCGGIFSMILLIIIALRVREANGVIIVALLLSYFFMGLRAYLIANAEELKIQEYWGFTIGSLSKITLGDIMPMTICSIIFIIGVMFLIKSLNALLFGEQYAKSFGLDIKKTRILILFFASFITGAIIPYVGLIAFIGIIAPYLARPLIKTSDHRYLMPATMLLGVILMVSCHILSLKYYLPIHYIYGINRPASPLPIGAVLDILGGLLVVYLVYKGEKKIKIDH, encoded by the coding sequence ATGAACAGAATAGGGATTTTATTAATTTTATTCATCCTCTCATTAATATTGCCTTTTACTGCATTATACATTGGTGGAAATGCAAAATCAATAACATTGGAGGATGTGAGTAATTTTTTATTGAAGGGAACTACTGGAAATGAGTTTAAAGATATGTTGTTGAGAGATATTAGACTGCCTCCAATAATTGGAGCGGTTCTTATTGGATTAACTATATCTGCAGCAGGTTTAATGCTTCAAACGTTATTTAGGAACTTATTAGCATCTCCATACACAACTGGAATATCGTCTGGAGTTTTGATGGTTGTTGCATTGGTTATATTTATAGATTCTCTCTCACATCTGTTTGAGATTTTTGGAGAAAATAGCATTTTAGTTGCTGGTTGGTGTGGAGGAATTTTTTCAATGATTTTGCTAATTATCATTGCCTTGAGAGTTAGAGAAGCGAATGGAGTCATAATTGTTGCTTTATTGCTAAGCTATTTCTTTATGGGTTTGAGGGCATATCTCATCGCAAATGCTGAAGAGTTGAAGATTCAAGAGTATTGGGGATTTACAATTGGTTCTTTATCTAAGATAACTTTGGGAGACATTATGCCAATGACAATCTGCTCAATCATATTTATTATTGGAGTTATGTTTTTAATAAAATCTTTAAACGCTCTATTGTTTGGAGAGCAGTATGCGAAAAGTTTTGGGTTAGATATAAAAAAGACGAGAATTTTAATTTTATTCTTTGCATCATTTATAACTGGAGCTATAATTCCTTACGTAGGTTTAATTGCATTTATTGGGATAATTGCCCCATATTTAGCACGACCCTTAATAAAAACCTCTGACCATAGATATTTAATGCCAGCAACAATGCTTTTAGGCGTTATTTTAATGGTTTCATGTCATATCCTTTCATTGAAATACTATCTTCCAATCCACTACATCTATGGAATAAATAGACCTGCCTCTCCTCTTCCTATTGGAGCAGTTTTAGATATATTAGGAGGTTTATTGGTTGTATATTTAGTCTATAAAGGAGAAAAGAAAATAAAGATTGACCATTAA
- a CDS encoding ABC transporter ATP-binding protein, whose amino-acid sequence MLKAENLSVGYGNYIVVEGINLDINEGEILCIIGPNGAGKSTLLKTIATYLKPKKGVVYLNGKKIHDLKPKDLAKEMAVVLTERVNPGNMTGFDVVAIGRHPYTDLFGRLTEKDKEIIIESARAVNAEYLLEKNFFEMSDGERQKIMIARALAQEPKVLILDEPTSFLDAKHKIELTLLLRKLADEKNLAIVVTLHDIELALRIADKMALIKNHKVIAYGYPENVMKREIVNDLYDLKNANYSRVIGYFELKSNPIKNKKVFVICGGGTGANVLRYLVKNRYEVVVGILHKNDADYFIAEAMGVRIIEEEAYKKISKEKFEEALRELKNSDVVVYTNFPIGEMNELNLNLIEEAKKLKKRMIFYKDDISVLKEI is encoded by the coding sequence ATGTTGAAAGCAGAAAATCTATCTGTTGGTTATGGAAATTATATCGTGGTTGAGGGCATAAATTTGGATATAAACGAAGGGGAGATTTTGTGTATTATAGGTCCGAATGGAGCAGGGAAATCAACGCTCTTAAAAACGATAGCGACCTATTTAAAACCAAAGAAAGGAGTAGTTTATTTAAATGGAAAAAAAATTCATGATTTAAAGCCAAAAGACTTAGCAAAGGAGATGGCTGTTGTTTTAACAGAGAGGGTTAATCCGGGAAATATGACAGGTTTTGATGTTGTAGCAATTGGAAGGCATCCATATACTGATTTATTTGGTAGATTGACTGAAAAAGATAAAGAAATTATAATCGAATCGGCAAGGGCAGTTAATGCAGAATATTTATTGGAGAAGAATTTTTTTGAAATGAGTGATGGGGAGAGGCAGAAGATAATGATAGCAAGGGCTTTAGCTCAAGAGCCAAAGGTTTTAATCTTGGATGAGCCAACATCATTCTTAGATGCCAAGCATAAAATTGAATTAACTTTATTGCTGAGAAAGTTAGCAGATGAAAAAAATTTGGCCATCGTTGTTACCTTACATGATATTGAACTTGCTTTAAGAATTGCTGACAAGATGGCTCTAATAAAGAATCACAAGGTTATAGCCTACGGATATCCTGAGAATGTTATGAAAAGGGAGATAGTTAATGATCTATACGACTTAAAAAATGCCAATTATAGTAGGGTGATTGGTTACTTTGAATTAAAGAGCAATCCAATAAAAAATAAAAAAGTATTTGTTATATGTGGAGGAGGAACAGGAGCAAATGTTTTGAGATATTTGGTTAAAAATAGGTATGAGGTTGTTGTTGGTATTTTGCATAAAAATGATGCCGACTACTTTATAGCAGAGGCGATGGGAGTTAGGATAATTGAGGAGGAGGCATATAAAAAGATATCAAAAGAAAAATTTGAAGAGGCACTGAGAGAATTAAAAAATTCAGATGTTGTTGTTTATACGAATTTTCCAATTGGTGAGATGAATGAATTAAATTTAAACCTTATTGAAGAGGCAAAAAAATTAAAAAAGAGAATGATTTTTTACAAAGATGATATTTCAGTTTTAAAGGAAATTTAA
- a CDS encoding ABC transporter substrate-binding protein, translating to MRKFFLLSILMIGVIVAFAGCVEESKTTTQPQQTTQSEPQKAETQVKLGINVVRYAETFKLYPHWDDGYCVVVDSVGNKFVLVEGNAKAPNIPDAKVIKVPVKRIVTDFYCPIISTADILNAYHETIVGAPKYAIEDSPKLKELFEEGKVVNIGSPGRGVNYELIANLTPDIVFLSDWSSEDKVEEKLKELGITVSRFYTYKEPTYMGRIEWIKFAAAFWGSDAYRKANEWFKNVVKVREGILKKVQNTTTEPTVVIFGWSKTLNMPGIYGNDHYYSKMISEFKGKNIFADYNGTYQRIDKETFYERAINADVAILIWFYGDVKTKEDLLKINPEFAKFKAFKTGRFYVSHPDYYVWEARDPAGYMMDFAKMLHPELFGGDDDLKYFYKIK from the coding sequence GTGAGGAAATTCTTCCTACTGTCAATTTTGATGATTGGAGTTATAGTTGCATTTGCAGGATGTGTTGAGGAAAGTAAAACTACAACTCAACCTCAGCAAACTACTCAATCTGAACCACAAAAAGCTGAAACTCAGGTAAAACTAGGTATCAATGTAGTTAGATATGCAGAAACATTTAAACTCTATCCTCATTGGGATGACGGCTATTGTGTGGTTGTCGATTCTGTAGGTAACAAGTTTGTTTTGGTTGAAGGAAATGCTAAAGCTCCTAACATTCCAGATGCAAAAGTAATAAAAGTTCCTGTAAAAAGAATCGTTACAGATTTCTACTGTCCAATTATATCAACAGCAGATATATTGAACGCTTATCATGAAACTATAGTTGGAGCTCCAAAATATGCTATAGAGGACTCACCAAAACTTAAAGAATTATTTGAAGAAGGAAAGGTAGTAAATATAGGAAGTCCTGGTAGAGGGGTAAATTATGAATTAATAGCAAACTTAACACCGGATATAGTCTTCTTAAGTGACTGGAGTAGTGAAGACAAAGTTGAAGAAAAACTAAAAGAGTTGGGTATAACCGTTTCAAGATTCTATACCTACAAAGAACCAACATACATGGGAAGGATAGAGTGGATAAAATTTGCCGCTGCATTCTGGGGAAGTGACGCTTACAGAAAGGCTAATGAATGGTTTAAAAATGTAGTCAAAGTAAGAGAAGGCATCCTAAAAAAAGTTCAAAATACAACAACTGAGCCAACAGTTGTTATTTTTGGCTGGTCAAAAACTCTAAATATGCCCGGAATTTATGGAAATGACCACTATTACAGCAAAATGATTTCTGAATTTAAAGGTAAAAATATCTTTGCTGATTACAATGGGACATATCAACGCATAGATAAAGAAACATTCTATGAAAGGGCAATAAACGCAGATGTTGCAATACTGATATGGTTCTATGGAGATGTTAAGACAAAAGAGGATTTATTAAAAATAAACCCAGAGTTTGCCAAATTTAAGGCATTCAAAACAGGAAGATTCTACGTATCCCATCCTGACTATTATGTATGGGAGGCGAGAGACCCTGCTGGCTATATGATGGACTTTGCAAAGATGCTTCACCCAGAGTTGTTTGGAGGAGACGATGATTTAAAATACTTCTATAAAATCAAATAA
- a CDS encoding nucleoside recognition domain-containing protein, with the protein MVVDYIAPLVESIKISAYYTIKISIIVLTTVFIVNYIMNTGVMKKLSNLLSPILRRLRINPLSISSTLACFFSPTVGYSILAEGLKENKINEKEIIGTSLANSFPSVLSHTFTFFIPVVVPILGWTGVLYVLIRLGVALAKTIIGFTYLSIISKDYSFEMPDINKLNKKENAKKSFKSTLRFAKRLIPILFLMMTLVIYLSKVGFFDYVERFVKPITNLLNLNPNVGILALTEIMNVQAAIVMAGGFLNEGILSSKEVLIGLIIGNVLTFSTRYVKHSLPLHISLFGAKLGTKIVMINAVITLLLDIIIIAGLLLA; encoded by the coding sequence ATGGTTGTGGATTATATAGCTCCATTAGTGGAGAGTATAAAAATCTCTGCCTATTACACAATAAAAATATCCATTATTGTTTTAACAACGGTATTTATTGTTAATTATATCATGAACACTGGTGTTATGAAGAAGTTGAGCAACTTACTATCTCCAATTTTGAGGAGGTTGAGAATAAACCCTCTTTCAATATCATCTACCTTAGCCTGCTTTTTCAGCCCAACTGTTGGTTACTCTATCTTGGCAGAGGGATTAAAGGAGAATAAGATAAATGAGAAGGAGATTATAGGAACTTCTTTAGCAAATTCATTCCCTTCAGTTTTATCACATACATTTACGTTCTTTATTCCAGTTGTTGTTCCTATATTAGGTTGGACGGGAGTTTTATATGTCTTAATAAGGTTAGGAGTTGCTTTAGCAAAGACAATAATTGGATTTACTTACCTATCAATCATATCAAAAGATTACTCCTTTGAAATGCCAGATATAAATAAATTGAACAAAAAAGAAAATGCAAAGAAATCTTTTAAAAGCACACTTAGGTTTGCCAAAAGGTTGATTCCAATACTGTTCCTTATGATGACATTGGTTATCTATCTGTCTAAAGTTGGATTCTTTGATTATGTTGAGAGATTCGTTAAGCCAATAACCAATCTGTTAAATTTAAATCCCAATGTTGGCATCTTAGCACTGACAGAGATTATGAATGTGCAGGCAGCGATAGTTATGGCTGGTGGGTTTTTAAATGAAGGTATTTTGAGTTCAAAAGAGGTTTTAATTGGATTAATTATTGGGAATGTTTTAACGTTCTCAACAAGATATGTTAAGCACTCTCTCCCTTTGCATATCTCCCTATTTGGAGCTAAATTGGGGACTAAAATAGTTATGATTAACGCAGTTATCACTTTGTTGTTGGATATTATCATAATAGCCGGGCTTTTATTAGCTTAG
- a CDS encoding PadR family transcriptional regulator, translated as MKHEHIRGSLKLLILYLLDKEELHGYALMQKLKGIFVYYKPSSGVIYPTLQSLRRSGYIEVVKAEDGDKKLYRITDKGREYLKENEEKLKKIFSHIEAVRGFHELGGKELKESIKLVIKNFQNLNDKQKEELKKILKETSRKINLIIFGGD; from the coding sequence GTGAAACATGAGCATATAAGAGGTTCTTTAAAGCTTCTCATTCTATATCTCTTAGATAAAGAAGAACTGCATGGCTATGCATTGATGCAGAAGTTAAAAGGAATATTTGTCTATTATAAACCAAGTTCTGGAGTTATTTATCCAACACTGCAGAGTTTAAGGAGAAGTGGATATATCGAGGTAGTAAAAGCAGAAGACGGAGACAAAAAACTCTATAGAATAACTGATAAGGGAAGAGAATATTTAAAAGAAAATGAGGAAAAATTGAAAAAGATATTCTCCCATATTGAGGCAGTTAGGGGCTTTCATGAGCTTGGAGGAAAGGAATTGAAGGAATCAATTAAATTGGTTATAAAAAACTTTCAAAACCTTAATGATAAGCAAAAAGAGGAGCTTAAAAAGATTTTAAAAGAAACATCAAGAAAAATTAACCTAATTATCTTTGGGGGAGATTAG